A part of Myxococcus landrumus genomic DNA contains:
- a CDS encoding HEAT repeat domain-containing protein, which translates to MNDDLERARREVRPDTLASMRRLDAALQRADVRWEGRTVREWLALYVAPQGPLEALTQLREAGLGAVPAMLEALEVSQTRGWGEAEHERRLVFLDLLAQVDPVPTGIVPALLEVLEVPGARVRRAVLALMAKLEPRPTKALLRGLFACLKDRDGEVRARAAQVCSRLDGAIPASIRDAVLGLLTDENRWARCYALVALGRVTPPESSLVVVLEEQAQLDDDNRTEALRALLVHAPERAMPLLVEEARKGLTSTDVWGAQHASGVRALCLLREQGSQAASVLGDLRRLKSEVKSPVFIDAAIDAIVRDGLRPRESKGTTEGAARAAALRVPLPPPLNAAERPVDRLVRWAVSCGGPGTESRVRIVLAASRRVVGLWDVEYPDNEWPRRGLQAMEGWVGDPTEAAARHARHEASLYPSQLSAPAAFAAAWAVTHASRCIPVEGPVEPHERDVDDGALRACLQSATKALSTSMGDLGPLGGNQRAPDGLSASEAVRVLHRAIQDEVLPWALGTGDPVVEVRRERDRLDRA; encoded by the coding sequence ATGAACGACGACCTGGAGCGAGCGCGCCGCGAGGTACGCCCCGATACGCTGGCCTCGATGCGGCGTCTGGACGCCGCGCTTCAGCGCGCGGACGTCCGCTGGGAGGGGAGGACGGTGCGGGAGTGGCTGGCGCTGTATGTGGCGCCCCAAGGCCCGCTTGAGGCGCTGACGCAGCTGCGGGAGGCGGGGCTGGGCGCGGTGCCAGCGATGTTGGAGGCGCTCGAGGTCAGCCAGACGAGAGGGTGGGGAGAGGCCGAGCATGAGCGTCGGCTCGTCTTCCTGGACCTGCTGGCGCAGGTGGACCCGGTGCCCACGGGGATTGTCCCCGCGTTGCTGGAGGTGTTGGAGGTGCCGGGGGCGCGCGTGCGCCGGGCGGTGCTGGCGCTGATGGCGAAGCTGGAGCCCCGGCCCACGAAGGCCCTGCTCCGAGGTCTCTTCGCTTGCCTGAAGGACCGCGATGGCGAGGTGCGAGCCCGTGCGGCGCAGGTCTGCTCGCGGCTCGATGGAGCCATTCCGGCGAGCATTCGGGACGCGGTTCTCGGGCTGCTCACGGACGAGAACCGATGGGCGCGGTGCTACGCACTCGTGGCGCTCGGGAGGGTGACGCCGCCCGAGTCCTCGCTGGTGGTGGTGTTGGAGGAGCAGGCCCAGCTCGACGATGACAACCGGACGGAAGCTTTGCGCGCGCTGCTGGTGCATGCACCGGAGCGCGCGATGCCGCTGCTCGTGGAGGAGGCCCGGAAGGGCCTCACGAGCACCGATGTGTGGGGGGCACAGCATGCATCGGGTGTCCGTGCGTTGTGTCTGTTGCGAGAGCAGGGGAGTCAGGCCGCGTCGGTCCTGGGCGACTTGAGGCGATTGAAGTCCGAGGTCAAGTCACCGGTCTTCATTGACGCGGCCATTGACGCCATCGTGCGCGACGGGCTTCGTCCGCGTGAGTCCAAGGGCACCACCGAGGGGGCCGCGCGAGCGGCGGCGCTGCGAGTTCCCTTGCCTCCGCCGTTGAACGCGGCGGAGCGGCCCGTGGACAGGTTGGTCCGTTGGGCCGTGTCGTGTGGGGGGCCCGGGACGGAGTCGCGGGTGCGCATCGTGCTGGCCGCTTCGCGCCGGGTGGTGGGGCTCTGGGATGTGGAGTACCCGGACAACGAATGGCCGCGGCGTGGGCTCCAGGCGATGGAGGGCTGGGTGGGCGACCCGACGGAGGCGGCGGCGCGCCATGCGCGGCACGAGGCGAGTCTCTACCCGAGTCAGCTCAGTGCCCCGGCGGCCTTCGCGGCGGCATGGGCCGTGACCCATGCTTCGCGCTGCATCCCGGTGGAAGGACCCGTGGAACCGCACGAGCGCGACGTGGACGACGGAGCCCTGAGGGCATGTCTCCAGTCCGCGACGAAGGCGCTGTCCACGTCGATGGGAGACCTGGGGCCCTTGGGTGGAAACCAGCGGGCTCCCGATGGGCTCTCCGCCTCGGAGGCAGTGAGAGTCCTTCATCGCGCCATCCAAGATGAGGTCCTCCCCTGGGCCCTTGGAACGGGGGACCCCGTGGTCGAGGTGCGGCGTGAGAGGGACCGGCTCGACCGGGCGTAG
- the bshC gene encoding bacillithiol biosynthesis cysteine-adding enzyme BshC: MTPSFPTAWLKGDPRALAFLPDRFRHRAARAEAAAAAGARSIPPALLDIIAAQNARLAPSPARLRHLEELSRPGTIAVVTGQQMGLFLGPLYTLYKAAAAIADAKALREETGRPCVPVFWLQTEDHDLPEVDHCFVASPRGACCRVSLDIADAAASRAPVAHQRLGPGVTQALEALRAELNAEPRAAEHLELLERAYRPDATLSEAFTQVLASIFAEEGLVFIDPRDARIAPFAAPIHRLALQDAEAISGKLSRHVDALTQAGFTVQVHIRPGSPLSFYSPDGLDGARYRLDPAGPGTWSLVGHPAGAQVTTDALLRALEHEPLRFTTSALLRPLLQDTLLPTAAYVGGPGEISYFAQLPPLYEHAGRPMPLVVPRARFRVVDDRARRLLNKLDLTPDEVNEPREALLARLATRNEAEPFESADMLEARLFRTFLTELEPLGEAMLKLDPQLLDALKRTRGTVRTALSRLVGRYGRALALRDTVAAERLDRLRALLVPDGAPQERIHGMSYYACRFGTREFTRKVLDACVPFSGDLQDLTP, encoded by the coding sequence GTGACGCCCTCCTTTCCCACCGCGTGGCTCAAGGGAGACCCACGCGCGCTCGCCTTCCTGCCCGACCGCTTCCGTCACCGCGCCGCCCGCGCGGAGGCCGCAGCGGCCGCTGGCGCTCGCTCCATCCCACCGGCCCTGCTCGATATCATCGCGGCCCAGAACGCGAGGCTCGCTCCGAGCCCCGCCCGGCTGCGGCATCTCGAGGAGCTGTCCCGTCCCGGCACCATCGCCGTCGTCACGGGTCAACAGATGGGCCTGTTCCTCGGGCCCCTCTACACGCTCTACAAAGCCGCCGCCGCCATCGCCGACGCGAAAGCACTTCGGGAAGAAACTGGCCGGCCCTGTGTTCCCGTCTTCTGGCTTCAAACCGAGGACCACGACCTGCCGGAAGTGGACCACTGTTTTGTCGCCAGCCCGCGAGGTGCGTGTTGTCGCGTGTCCTTGGACATCGCCGACGCGGCCGCCTCGCGTGCGCCTGTCGCCCATCAGCGACTGGGCCCGGGTGTCACCCAGGCACTGGAGGCCCTGCGCGCGGAGCTGAACGCGGAGCCTCGAGCCGCCGAGCACCTGGAGCTGTTGGAGCGCGCCTACCGGCCCGACGCGACGCTCTCGGAGGCCTTCACCCAGGTCCTCGCCTCCATCTTCGCCGAGGAAGGCCTCGTCTTCATCGACCCGAGGGACGCGCGCATCGCGCCCTTCGCGGCCCCCATCCATCGCCTCGCCCTCCAGGATGCGGAAGCCATCTCCGGCAAGCTCTCCCGCCACGTGGACGCGCTGACGCAAGCGGGCTTCACGGTGCAGGTCCACATCCGCCCGGGCTCGCCGCTGAGCTTCTACTCGCCGGACGGACTCGACGGCGCGCGCTACCGGCTGGACCCCGCGGGCCCTGGGACGTGGAGCCTGGTGGGCCATCCCGCGGGCGCCCAGGTGACGACGGACGCGCTGCTGCGCGCGCTGGAACATGAGCCGCTGCGCTTCACCACCTCCGCGCTCCTCAGGCCCCTGCTCCAGGACACGCTGCTGCCCACCGCCGCCTATGTCGGGGGCCCCGGAGAGATTTCGTACTTCGCGCAGCTCCCGCCCCTCTATGAGCACGCGGGCAGGCCCATGCCGCTCGTGGTGCCGCGCGCGCGCTTCCGCGTGGTGGATGACCGGGCGCGCAGGCTGCTCAACAAGCTGGACCTCACGCCCGACGAGGTCAACGAGCCCCGCGAAGCGCTGCTGGCGCGGCTGGCCACGCGCAACGAGGCGGAGCCCTTCGAGTCCGCCGACATGCTGGAGGCGCGGCTGTTCAGGACCTTCCTCACGGAGCTGGAGCCGCTGGGCGAGGCGATGCTCAAGCTCGACCCGCAGCTCCTGGACGCACTCAAGCGCACGCGGGGCACCGTGCGCACCGCGCTCTCGCGGCTCGTGGGCCGCTATGGCCGGGCCCTCGCATTGCGCGACACCGTCGCCGCCGAGCGACTGGACCGGCTGCGCGCCTTGCTCGTTCCCGACGGTGCGCCTCAAGAGCGCATCCACGGCATGTCGTATTACGCCTGCCGCTTCGGCACGCGGGAGTTCACGCGCAAGGTGCTCGACGCCTGTGTCCCCTTCTCCGGGGACCTCCAGGACCTGACGCCATGA
- a CDS encoding PIG-L family deacetylase, giving the protein MSVGIGTPALAQAPRQPHAGEIAAGLRRLGVTGSVLYVAAHPDDENTRFLAWLVGERGLRAGYLSLTRGDGGQNLIGTEQDEMLGLIRTYELLAARRVDGAEQLFTRARDFGYTKSADEALRIWGHDAVLADVVLAIRRFQPDLIVTRFDTKPPNHGHHTASALLAAEAFTAAADPKRFPEQLDLVKPWKADRLLNNVPIWNRKPDADMSAYLKVDVGGYDALLGRSWGEVSAESRSQHKSQGFGVPAERGPLLEYFTPLDGTRPKADVFEGLDLSWSRWKGTEAVARAVDDAVKGFDVRAPSRTVHALLRVHEALSALPDDHPWKALKLRETEALVAACAGLFLEARASEAVGVPGAPVKLSLFALNRSSAALRLVSVSLPGGERVPVDAALAEHAPFKLEKQVKLPEDAAITTPYWLRKPVSGGMFALDASDRALTGLPEGPTALTVSFVYEVSGRRITVTRPVVFVWTDPVRGELYRAFEVVPSVTATLERDRVMFPNGATQVISVMLGAGRAEAAGKVRLEMPPGWKSEPVDHAFQLAARGDERTVQFKVTPPKGATEKGRLRVVVDLGGRLESWKVRSVAHEHLPPLAVRQASEATLIPFALTTKVKRLGYIPGPGDKVAESLAAVGYEVTVLPDERLASEKLERFDAILVGVRAFNANPHIAVHREKLLSYVKGGGRLVVQYNTNSRVGPLESFVGPYPLEIGRDRVTDETAVMTPVSANEPLLLAPNRLTAADFEGWVQERGLYFASKWNEQYRPVFAMNDVGEEPQRGSLLVARHGKGVFVYTGLAFFRQLPAGVPGAYRLLANILAQ; this is encoded by the coding sequence ATGAGCGTTGGAATCGGGACCCCAGCTCTCGCGCAAGCACCTCGGCAACCTCACGCAGGAGAAATCGCCGCGGGTCTGCGGCGGCTCGGCGTGACAGGCAGCGTGCTCTACGTCGCGGCCCACCCGGACGATGAGAACACGCGCTTTCTCGCCTGGCTGGTGGGAGAGCGCGGCCTGCGCGCGGGCTATCTCTCCCTCACGCGAGGGGATGGAGGACAGAACCTCATCGGCACCGAGCAGGATGAGATGCTCGGCCTCATCCGCACGTACGAGCTGCTCGCGGCCCGCCGCGTGGATGGCGCGGAGCAGCTCTTCACGCGCGCGCGGGACTTTGGCTACACGAAGTCCGCCGACGAGGCGCTGCGCATCTGGGGCCACGACGCGGTGCTGGCGGACGTGGTGCTGGCCATCCGCCGCTTCCAGCCGGACCTCATCGTCACGCGCTTCGACACGAAGCCGCCGAACCACGGGCACCACACCGCGTCCGCGCTGCTCGCCGCCGAGGCCTTCACCGCCGCCGCGGACCCGAAGCGCTTCCCGGAGCAGCTCGACCTGGTGAAGCCGTGGAAGGCGGACCGGTTGTTGAACAACGTCCCCATCTGGAACCGGAAGCCCGACGCGGACATGTCCGCCTATCTCAAGGTGGACGTGGGCGGCTACGACGCGCTGCTGGGGCGCTCGTGGGGCGAGGTGTCCGCGGAGAGCCGCAGCCAGCACAAGAGCCAGGGCTTCGGTGTCCCCGCGGAGCGCGGCCCGCTGCTCGAGTACTTCACGCCGCTGGACGGGACGCGCCCCAAGGCCGATGTGTTCGAGGGCCTGGACTTGTCCTGGAGCCGCTGGAAGGGCACGGAGGCGGTGGCTCGCGCGGTGGATGACGCGGTGAAGGGCTTCGATGTGCGTGCGCCGTCGCGCACGGTGCACGCGCTGCTGCGGGTGCACGAGGCGCTGTCCGCGCTTCCCGACGACCATCCGTGGAAGGCCCTCAAGCTGCGCGAGACGGAGGCCCTGGTGGCCGCGTGCGCGGGCCTGTTCCTGGAGGCGCGTGCGTCGGAGGCCGTGGGCGTGCCGGGCGCGCCGGTGAAGCTGAGCCTGTTCGCGTTGAACCGCTCGTCCGCGGCGCTCCGGCTGGTGAGTGTGTCATTGCCGGGGGGCGAGCGCGTGCCGGTGGACGCGGCGCTCGCGGAGCATGCGCCCTTCAAGCTGGAGAAGCAGGTGAAGCTGCCCGAGGACGCGGCCATCACCACGCCGTACTGGCTGCGCAAGCCCGTGTCCGGCGGGATGTTCGCGCTGGACGCGTCGGACCGGGCGCTGACGGGGCTTCCGGAGGGGCCCACCGCGCTGACGGTGTCGTTCGTCTATGAGGTCTCGGGCCGGCGCATCACCGTGACGCGTCCGGTGGTCTTCGTGTGGACGGACCCGGTGCGAGGCGAGCTGTACCGCGCATTCGAGGTGGTGCCCTCCGTCACCGCGACGCTGGAGCGCGACCGGGTGATGTTCCCCAACGGCGCGACGCAGGTCATCTCGGTGATGCTGGGCGCGGGGCGCGCGGAGGCCGCCGGGAAGGTGCGTCTGGAGATGCCTCCAGGCTGGAAGTCCGAGCCGGTGGACCACGCCTTCCAGCTCGCCGCGCGCGGCGACGAGCGGACCGTCCAGTTCAAGGTGACGCCGCCGAAGGGGGCCACGGAGAAGGGGCGCCTGCGCGTCGTGGTGGACCTGGGCGGCCGACTGGAGTCGTGGAAGGTGCGCTCAGTGGCGCATGAGCACCTGCCGCCGCTCGCGGTGCGACAGGCCTCCGAGGCGACGCTGATTCCCTTCGCGCTGACGACGAAGGTGAAGCGCCTGGGCTACATCCCTGGGCCTGGGGACAAGGTGGCGGAGAGCCTGGCGGCGGTGGGGTACGAGGTGACGGTGCTCCCCGACGAGCGGCTGGCCTCGGAGAAGCTGGAGCGCTTCGACGCCATCCTCGTGGGCGTGCGCGCCTTCAACGCCAACCCGCACATCGCGGTGCATCGGGAGAAGCTGCTGAGCTACGTGAAGGGGGGTGGACGGTTGGTGGTGCAGTACAACACCAACAGCCGCGTGGGTCCGCTGGAGTCCTTCGTGGGCCCGTATCCGCTGGAGATTGGCCGGGACCGGGTGACGGATGAGACGGCGGTGATGACGCCCGTGTCCGCCAACGAGCCGCTCCTGTTGGCGCCCAACCGGCTGACGGCCGCGGACTTCGAGGGCTGGGTCCAGGAGCGCGGGCTCTACTTCGCATCGAAGTGGAATGAGCAGTACCGCCCGGTGTTCGCGATGAACGACGTCGGCGAGGAGCCGCAGCGGGGCTCGTTGCTGGTCGCTCGTCATGGCAAGGGTGTGTTCGTCTACACGGGCCTTGCGTTCTTCCGTCAGCTCCCCGCCGGAGTCCCCGGCGCGTACCGCCTCCTGGCGAACATCCTCGCGCAATGA
- the bshB1 gene encoding bacillithiol biosynthesis deacetylase BshB1, with the protein MSGTPGGTTYGLEALAFGPHPDDVELFCGGLLAKLSSQGHRTGIIDLSRGEKSSRGTLETRAEETQAASKVLGLTVRENLELPDGWLNPWAGFETPEPERTRHAAVARVVEVLRRLRPELVIVPWEEERHPDHEAASALVTRALFFAGVRKFETEPPGAPFTPRQVLYYPLRHLAAPSFVVDVSSVYETKTAAVHCYASQVLPRPGAPATLVGSALSLSSLEARDRFYGAQVGVAHGEPYIVREMLGLVDPVEHFRRNSFEKPLFFPQSR; encoded by the coding sequence ATGAGTGGCACTCCAGGTGGCACGACCTACGGGCTGGAGGCGCTGGCCTTCGGCCCGCACCCGGACGACGTGGAGCTGTTCTGCGGAGGACTGCTCGCGAAGCTGTCGAGCCAAGGCCACCGCACCGGCATCATCGACCTGTCCCGAGGAGAGAAGAGCTCCCGAGGCACGCTGGAGACTCGCGCGGAGGAGACGCAGGCCGCCTCGAAGGTGCTGGGCCTGACGGTGCGGGAGAACCTGGAGCTTCCGGATGGGTGGCTCAATCCCTGGGCCGGCTTCGAGACACCCGAGCCCGAGCGCACCCGCCACGCGGCGGTGGCGCGGGTGGTGGAGGTGCTTCGCCGGCTGCGTCCGGAGCTGGTCATCGTCCCCTGGGAAGAGGAGCGCCATCCGGACCACGAGGCCGCGAGCGCCCTGGTCACCCGCGCGCTGTTCTTCGCCGGCGTGCGCAAGTTCGAGACCGAGCCGCCCGGCGCGCCCTTCACTCCTCGGCAGGTGCTCTACTACCCGCTGCGGCACCTCGCCGCGCCCAGCTTCGTCGTGGACGTGTCCTCCGTGTACGAGACGAAGACGGCGGCGGTGCACTGCTACGCCAGCCAGGTGCTGCCGCGCCCGGGAGCTCCCGCCACGCTGGTGGGTTCAGCGCTGTCGCTCTCCTCGCTGGAGGCACGGGACCGGTTCTATGGCGCCCAGGTGGGTGTGGCCCATGGAGAGCCGTACATCGTCCGGGAGATGCTGGGGCTCGTCGACCCGGTGGAGCACTTCCGCCGGAATAGCTTCGAGAAGCCCCTGTTCTTCCCTCAAAGCCGATGA
- a CDS encoding family 2B encapsulin nanocompartment shell protein, producing MTNPNNPGGGGMELQPTSLSTAGARQLATTTKSLPQMQGITPRWLMRMLPWVQVSGGVYRVNRRLSYAAGDDRLNFSNVGAKVEVPPQELAKLPLLRGFEGDDSVFRALASRFVQKEFKTGDAIVSAGTPAEHVVLMAHGKAKKLGQGKYGDELTLDVLGDGDHFGDQAVVESNDRWAFTVKATTPCTVMMLPQQVFEDLIKQSPALQAHVEQFKERLKKPQDKMGQAAIPMAAGHSGEPTLFGGFVDYELAPREYELSIAQTILRVHTRVADLYNGPMNQTEQQLRLTIEALKEQQEYELINNRDFGLLHNADLKQRLHTRSGPPTPDDMDELLSRRRKSRFFLAHPRTIAAFGRECTRRGLYPAVVEVQGSKVMSWRGVPILPCDKIPITESRTSSIIVMRTGEADQGVIGLHRTGLQDEVEPGVSVRFTGINEKAISSYLVSTYFSAALLVPDALGVLENVEIGV from the coding sequence ATGACGAATCCCAACAATCCAGGTGGTGGCGGAATGGAGCTGCAGCCCACGAGCTTGAGCACGGCGGGCGCCCGGCAACTGGCGACGACGACCAAGTCGCTGCCGCAGATGCAGGGCATCACGCCGCGGTGGCTGATGCGCATGCTGCCGTGGGTGCAGGTGTCCGGCGGCGTGTATCGCGTCAACCGCCGCCTGAGCTACGCGGCGGGGGATGACCGGCTCAACTTCAGCAACGTCGGCGCCAAGGTGGAGGTGCCGCCCCAGGAGCTCGCGAAGCTGCCGCTCCTGCGCGGCTTCGAGGGCGATGACTCGGTGTTCCGCGCCCTGGCGAGCCGCTTCGTGCAGAAGGAGTTCAAGACGGGCGACGCCATCGTCTCCGCGGGGACTCCGGCCGAGCACGTGGTGCTGATGGCTCACGGCAAGGCGAAGAAGCTGGGCCAGGGCAAGTACGGCGACGAGCTGACGCTGGACGTGCTGGGTGACGGCGACCACTTCGGCGACCAGGCCGTGGTGGAGTCGAATGACCGCTGGGCGTTCACCGTCAAGGCGACCACGCCTTGCACGGTGATGATGCTGCCGCAGCAGGTTTTCGAGGACCTCATCAAGCAGTCCCCGGCGCTGCAGGCGCACGTCGAGCAGTTCAAGGAGCGCCTGAAGAAGCCGCAGGACAAGATGGGCCAGGCGGCGATTCCGATGGCGGCGGGTCACTCCGGTGAGCCGACGCTGTTCGGTGGGTTCGTCGACTACGAGCTGGCTCCGCGCGAGTACGAGCTGAGCATCGCGCAGACGATTCTGCGGGTGCACACGCGCGTCGCGGACCTGTACAACGGCCCGATGAACCAGACGGAGCAGCAGCTCCGCCTGACGATTGAAGCGCTGAAGGAGCAGCAGGAGTACGAGCTCATCAACAACCGTGACTTCGGTCTGCTGCACAACGCGGACCTGAAGCAGCGGCTCCACACGCGCTCGGGCCCGCCGACGCCGGACGACATGGACGAGCTGTTGAGCCGTCGCCGCAAGTCGCGCTTCTTCCTGGCGCACCCGCGCACCATCGCGGCGTTCGGCCGGGAGTGCACGCGCCGGGGGCTGTACCCGGCGGTGGTGGAGGTGCAGGGCAGCAAGGTCATGTCCTGGCGCGGGGTGCCCATCCTGCCATGCGACAAGATTCCCATCACCGAGTCGCGCACGAGCTCCATCATCGTGATGCGCACGGGTGAGGCGGACCAGGGCGTCATCGGCCTGCACCGCACGGGGCTTCAGGACGAGGTCGAGCCGGGCGTGTCCGTGCGGTTCACGGGCATCAACGAGAAGGCCATCTCGTCCTACCTCGTGAGCACGTACTTCTCCGCAGCGCTCCTGGTTCCGGACGCGCTGGGTGTGCTCGAGAACGTCGAAATCGGCGTTTGA
- a CDS encoding sodium:solute symporter encodes MTSLDWLVLVGTIALIVGWGMWKSRGARNAEDFLRGKRVLKWHTIGLTVMATQASAITFLSVPGQAYEDGMRFVQFYFGLPFAMILISAVFVPIYYKMNVITAYQYLESRFDLKTRLLGAFLFLVQRGMAAGITLYAPSIILSTILGWPLEPTVLAIGAVVILYTVSGGASAVSQTQKQQMVVMMSGMVVAALVILWRLPSNVSFGDAVDVAGAFGRLNVVSFDFNVQDRYNFWSGITGGFFLALSYFGTDQSQVGRYLSGNSISESRLGLLFNGVLKLPMQFIILFVGILVFVFYQFNSPPLLFNDTLRARVQATEKAGEYAALESKWEQVQSSKREQLERYLATGDAAAREGVRESLRATANEASAIRKDAKTLVTTALPGAETKDSDYIFIGFVKRWLPSGLFGLLIAVILSAAMSSIASELTALGATTTVDFYRRLVRPEASDKHVLVASKAFTVFWGLVAVSFASFASLLDNLIQAVNILGSIFYGTVLGLFLVAFFLKHVKGHAVFTAAVISQATVIALFMLSSIGYLWYNVIGCALVVVLSLVAQAVMPREVDVVPAAGA; translated from the coding sequence GTGACTTCGCTCGACTGGTTGGTCCTCGTCGGAACGATTGCGCTCATCGTCGGCTGGGGGATGTGGAAGTCGCGTGGCGCGCGGAACGCGGAGGACTTCCTCCGAGGCAAGCGCGTGCTGAAGTGGCACACCATCGGGTTGACGGTGATGGCGACGCAGGCGAGCGCCATCACGTTCCTGTCGGTGCCGGGGCAGGCCTACGAAGACGGCATGCGCTTCGTGCAGTTCTACTTCGGCCTGCCGTTCGCGATGATTCTCATCAGCGCCGTGTTCGTTCCCATCTATTACAAGATGAACGTCATCACGGCGTACCAGTACCTGGAGTCGCGCTTCGACTTGAAGACGCGGCTGCTGGGCGCCTTCCTGTTCCTGGTGCAGCGTGGAATGGCGGCGGGCATCACCCTCTACGCGCCGTCCATCATCCTCTCGACCATCCTGGGCTGGCCGCTGGAGCCCACGGTGCTGGCCATTGGCGCGGTGGTGATTCTGTACACCGTGTCGGGTGGCGCCAGCGCGGTGAGCCAGACGCAGAAGCAGCAGATGGTGGTGATGATGAGCGGCATGGTGGTGGCCGCGCTGGTCATCCTCTGGCGGCTGCCTTCGAACGTGTCCTTCGGCGACGCGGTGGATGTCGCGGGAGCGTTCGGCCGGCTGAACGTGGTGAGCTTCGACTTCAACGTGCAGGACCGCTACAACTTCTGGTCGGGCATCACCGGCGGCTTCTTCCTGGCGCTGTCGTACTTCGGCACGGACCAGTCGCAGGTGGGACGCTACCTGTCGGGGAACTCCATCTCCGAGAGCCGGTTGGGATTGCTCTTCAACGGCGTGCTCAAGCTGCCGATGCAGTTCATCATCCTCTTCGTCGGCATCCTCGTCTTCGTCTTCTACCAGTTCAATTCGCCGCCGCTGCTCTTCAACGACACGTTGCGTGCGCGCGTGCAGGCCACCGAGAAGGCGGGGGAGTACGCGGCGCTGGAGTCGAAGTGGGAGCAGGTGCAGTCCAGCAAGCGGGAGCAGTTGGAGCGCTATCTGGCGACGGGTGACGCGGCGGCGCGGGAGGGCGTGCGCGAGTCGCTGCGCGCCACCGCGAACGAGGCCAGCGCGATTCGGAAGGACGCGAAGACGCTGGTGACGACGGCGCTGCCCGGGGCGGAGACGAAGGACTCCGACTACATCTTCATCGGCTTCGTGAAGCGCTGGTTGCCCAGTGGCCTGTTCGGCCTGCTCATCGCGGTCATCCTGTCGGCGGCGATGAGCTCCATCGCGAGCGAGCTGACGGCGCTGGGGGCGACGACGACGGTGGACTTCTATCGGCGGCTGGTGCGCCCGGAGGCGTCGGACAAGCACGTGCTGGTGGCGTCGAAGGCGTTCACGGTGTTCTGGGGACTGGTGGCCGTGAGCTTCGCGAGCTTCGCGTCGCTCCTGGACAACCTCATCCAGGCGGTGAACATCCTGGGGTCCATCTTCTACGGGACGGTGCTGGGGCTCTTCCTGGTGGCGTTCTTCCTCAAGCACGTGAAGGGGCACGCGGTGTTCACCGCCGCGGTCATCTCGCAGGCCACGGTGATTGCGCTCTTCATGCTCAGCAGCATCGGCTACCTCTGGTACAACGTGATTGGTTGTGCGCTCGTGGTGGTGTTGAGCCTGGTGGCCCAGGCCGTGATGCCGCGTGAGGTGGACGTGGTTCCGGCGGCGGGGGCGTAA